One Campylobacter lari DNA segment encodes these proteins:
- a CDS encoding ABC transporter ATP-binding protein: protein MDKNYKEMKLKEVFTRFKPYYKDYWFYFVLAIIGMLLTSGGTAASAYIIEPILNKIFIEKNVDLLYYMPLLVVLIYALKNLGAYMQVYYISYVGTDILRRLRELVLGNLLRLDMSFFHKYRSGELISRCTSDIGALQNIVSTIIPEILRESLTAIGLLSVVIYQSPKLAFFALVILPLAIYPLAIFAKKIKKIGRNTQEKNSDLTSRLSEIFSNIELIKASNASKNEMQKFSQTNSEVCKLSLKGIRIEALSSPLMESMGSIGFAIVIIVGGKEVIDGSLSIGSFFSFTTALFMAYTPIKRLSSLYTRLQNAVAASERTFYLTDLEPQIKGGDEKLTENIQNIHFKNVSLSYQKDKMVLKGANFSFNKGEILALVGSSGGGKSSIINLLMYFFEKDSGAILINQKDISSFDIVSLRENISLVTQNIYIFNDTIAQNIAYAKEYDEARVIEVLKQANAYDFVQELGGIHTELKEHGKNLSGGQKQRIAIARALYKNPQILIFDEATSALDNESEKAIVKTIESLKKDRLILIIAHRLSTIENADKIAVLDKGKIASIGNDAYLMQHCEIYQKLKQKVQKTDKDKENEN, encoded by the coding sequence TACATCATAGAGCCTATTTTAAATAAAATTTTTATAGAAAAAAATGTTGATTTGCTTTACTATATGCCTTTACTTGTTGTTTTAATTTATGCTTTAAAAAATCTTGGCGCTTATATGCAAGTTTATTATATATCTTATGTTGGGACAGATATTTTAAGAAGATTAAGAGAATTAGTTCTTGGTAATCTTTTGCGCTTAGATATGAGCTTTTTTCATAAATACAGAAGTGGAGAATTAATCAGCAGGTGCACTTCTGATATTGGAGCTTTACAAAATATAGTTTCTACTATCATACCTGAAATTTTAAGAGAAAGTTTAACTGCCATTGGACTTTTAAGTGTTGTAATTTATCAAAGTCCAAAACTTGCTTTTTTTGCTTTAGTTATTTTACCTTTAGCAATTTACCCTCTTGCTATTTTTGCTAAGAAAATCAAAAAAATAGGACGCAATACCCAAGAAAAAAATTCTGATCTTACTTCAAGATTGAGTGAAATTTTTTCTAATATAGAACTTATCAAAGCTTCTAATGCAAGTAAAAATGAAATGCAAAAATTCAGCCAAACTAATAGCGAAGTTTGCAAGCTTTCTTTAAAAGGCATTAGAATTGAAGCTTTAAGTAGCCCTTTAATGGAATCTATGGGTTCAATTGGTTTTGCAATAGTAATTATAGTGGGTGGTAAAGAAGTAATCGATGGAAGTTTAAGCATAGGTTCTTTTTTTAGCTTTACTACAGCTTTATTTATGGCTTATACTCCTATTAAAAGACTTTCTTCACTTTACACAAGATTACAAAATGCAGTAGCAGCAAGTGAAAGAACTTTTTATCTAACTGATTTAGAACCACAAATTAAAGGTGGCGATGAAAAACTTACAGAAAATATCCAAAATATCCATTTTAAAAATGTCTCTTTAAGCTATCAAAAAGATAAAATGGTATTAAAAGGTGCAAATTTTTCTTTTAACAAAGGAGAAATTCTAGCCTTAGTTGGATCAAGTGGCGGAGGAAAATCTTCTATTATTAATCTTTTAATGTATTTTTTTGAAAAAGATAGTGGTGCAATTTTAATCAATCAAAAAGATATTAGTTCTTTTGATATTGTTAGCTTAAGAGAGAATATCTCTTTGGTAACTCAAAATATTTATATATTTAATGACACTATAGCTCAAAATATAGCTTATGCTAAAGAATACGATGAAGCACGTGTAATAGAGGTTTTAAAACAAGCTAATGCTTATGATTTTGTTCAAGAGCTTGGCGGTATTCATACTGAATTAAAAGAACATGGAAAAAATCTCTCAGGTGGACAAAAACAACGCATTGCTATAGCAAGGGCTTTATATAAAAATCCTCAAATTTTAATTTTTGATGAAGCAACCTCAGCACTTGATAATGAAAGTGAAAAAGCCATAGTAAAAACTATAGAGAGCTTAAAAAAGGATCGTTTGATACTCATCATCGCTCATAGACTTAGCACTATAGAAAATGCTGATAAAATTGCTGTACTTGATAAAGGAAAAATAGCTTCTATAGGAAATGATGCTTATTTAATGCAACATTGTGAAATTTATCAAAAATTAAAACAAAAAGTACAAAAAACTGACAAAGATAAAGAAAATGAAAACTAA
- a CDS encoding quinone-dependent dihydroorotate dehydrogenase, with product MTYESLKPLIYKLDPENAHALAEFSMRTLDCIFPGGLSFFAKDCVVNDEFLNQEIFNLNFYNPVGLAGGFDKNATMIRPLSALGFGFLEYGTFTPKPQNGNEKPRLFRLVEQESIQNAMGFNNKGKDAIAKEVKKVYPFSIPLVANIGKNKITPNEEAINDYIILLKEFKDLCDLFVINISSPNTKNLRDLQSEEFVSTLFNQAKEITNKPVILKIAPDMNIDSAISLCKSAISAKADGIIMANTSIDYSLIDNTRTFGGISGKLITKKSATFFKEVAKEIYQDTILIASGGIDSAELAYERIKNGASLVQIYTAMIFKGPSIVKNINQGLIELLKQDGFNHISQAIGVNFK from the coding sequence ATGACCTATGAAAGCTTAAAACCTTTAATATATAAATTAGATCCAGAAAATGCTCATGCTTTGGCTGAATTTAGCATGCGAACACTAGATTGTATATTTCCCGGGGGGCTTAGTTTTTTTGCAAAAGATTGCGTAGTAAATGATGAATTTTTAAATCAAGAAATTTTTAATCTAAATTTTTATAACCCTGTGGGCTTAGCAGGTGGCTTTGATAAAAATGCCACAATGATAAGACCACTAAGTGCTTTAGGTTTTGGCTTTTTAGAATATGGAACTTTCACCCCAAAACCTCAAAATGGTAATGAAAAACCTAGACTTTTTAGACTTGTTGAGCAAGAAAGTATTCAAAATGCTATGGGTTTTAATAATAAAGGTAAAGATGCTATCGCAAAAGAAGTAAAAAAAGTCTATCCATTTAGCATACCTTTAGTAGCAAATATAGGCAAAAACAAAATCACACCAAATGAAGAAGCTATTAATGATTATATTATTTTATTAAAAGAGTTTAAAGATTTGTGTGATTTATTTGTGATTAATATATCCTCTCCAAATACCAAAAATTTAAGAGATTTACAAAGTGAAGAATTTGTAAGTACTTTATTTAACCAAGCAAAAGAAATCACAAATAAACCTGTGATTTTAAAAATTGCTCCAGATATGAATATAGACAGTGCAATTTCACTTTGCAAAAGTGCTATTAGTGCAAAAGCTGATGGTATTATCATGGCAAATACTAGTATAGATTATTCTTTGATTGATAATACAAGAACTTTTGGTGGAATTAGCGGTAAATTAATCACTAAAAAAAGTGCGACATTTTTTAAAGAAGTGGCTAAAGAAATTTATCAAGATACTATTTTAATAGCAAGTGGAGGCATAGATAGTGCTGAACTTGCTTATGAGCGCATTAAAAACGGGGCTAGTTTGGTTCAAATTTATACAGCTATGATTTTTAAAGGGCCAAGCATTGTTAAAAATATCAATCAAGGTTTAATTGAGCTTTTAAAACAAGATGGTTTTAATCATATTAGTCAAGCTATAGGAGTTAATTTTAAATGA